A part of Aquibium oceanicum genomic DNA contains:
- a CDS encoding VOC family protein translates to MTFGTEQRISDICLLVEDIERTVDFYVDKLGFRLRRRAEGFADFHGVGVTLAAWEIDHINRHTGVSNARAPRSVHKACVAVNLALPADIDRIHGELSAKGVPFYRPPADYVWNARCAYFTDPDGTLWELYAWLDGGPGDYHDEQP, encoded by the coding sequence ATGACATTCGGAACCGAGCAGCGCATTTCCGACATCTGCCTGCTGGTGGAGGATATCGAGCGCACCGTCGATTTCTATGTCGACAAGCTCGGCTTCCGGCTGCGCCGCCGGGCTGAAGGCTTCGCGGATTTCCACGGGGTCGGCGTCACGCTTGCCGCCTGGGAGATCGACCACATCAACCGCCACACCGGCGTGTCCAACGCGCGCGCTCCACGCTCTGTCCACAAGGCGTGCGTGGCGGTAAATCTCGCATTGCCCGCCGATATCGACCGGATCCATGGCGAGCTGTCGGCGAAAGGCGTCCCCTTCTACAGGCCGCCGGCCGACTACGTCTGGAACGCGCGATGCGCCTATTTCACCGATCCCGATGGCACACTCTGGGAGCTCTACGCCTGGCTCGACGGCGGCCCCGGCGACTATCACGACGAACAGCCGTGA
- a CDS encoding ABC transporter substrate-binding protein yields the protein MKRRHFLTGAAGAALLSTLPVGSIRAFAQSASGVITYGQSTAVLTLDPAHGAFTGYPGGYEAALLIFDRLLDFDDDMTIVPQLAKAFTMSDDLQSCEIKLRSGVTFHDGTPCDAAAIKFNIERMMNKEINTTNRPLWNPISGAEVVDETTVVIRTSAPFAQLPNTLAHGSGAIVSPAAIEKFGEDGFAQNPVGAGPYMVQAFNPGQELTLTAFDSYWGEKPGASGVVFKFIAEPATRINAITTGAVDVIDSVPVQLVGQLEGSADVEVVRKPGLRPIGLAMNLTRPALADVKVRQALNLAVPVATIAEKVFFGFAKAPDSPLAFDAIGHKSVGETVFDQEQAKALLAEAGYTAGSDGMLAKDGAKLTLSLFAPDGLFPGDVSVAEIVAASLKQIGVDAQITKVEKGAYWDHLRQDKANLAWDMAMFGFNPSNASGTYHLASLFKSNADDEGKPDVWNIGRYRNAAVDELLNVADSAPEESARLEALGKAQELVWADAPYLWLQINENVSAVRNQVAGVTVMPIVFTNLRNAAKA from the coding sequence ATGAAACGCAGGCACTTCCTCACGGGCGCAGCAGGCGCGGCCCTCCTCTCCACGCTGCCGGTCGGCTCGATACGCGCCTTCGCGCAGAGCGCTTCCGGTGTTATCACCTACGGACAGAGCACGGCCGTGCTGACGCTCGACCCGGCGCACGGCGCCTTTACCGGCTATCCGGGCGGCTACGAGGCGGCGCTGTTGATCTTCGACCGCTTGCTGGACTTCGATGACGACATGACGATCGTGCCGCAGCTCGCGAAGGCGTTCACGATGAGCGACGACCTCCAGTCGTGCGAGATCAAGCTTCGCAGTGGTGTCACCTTCCATGACGGCACGCCGTGCGATGCAGCCGCGATCAAGTTCAACATCGAGCGGATGATGAACAAGGAAATCAACACGACCAACCGTCCACTGTGGAACCCGATCTCCGGAGCCGAAGTGGTCGATGAGACGACGGTGGTTATCAGAACCTCCGCCCCGTTCGCGCAGCTGCCCAACACGCTCGCCCATGGTTCCGGCGCTATCGTGTCGCCGGCCGCGATCGAGAAGTTCGGCGAAGACGGCTTCGCGCAGAACCCCGTCGGCGCCGGTCCTTACATGGTCCAGGCCTTCAACCCGGGGCAGGAACTGACGCTGACGGCCTTCGACAGCTACTGGGGTGAGAAGCCCGGCGCGTCCGGCGTGGTCTTCAAATTCATCGCCGAGCCCGCGACGCGCATCAACGCCATCACCACCGGAGCTGTCGATGTCATCGACTCGGTCCCGGTCCAGCTCGTCGGCCAGCTCGAGGGCAGCGCCGATGTCGAAGTGGTGCGCAAGCCGGGCCTGCGGCCCATCGGTCTCGCTATGAACCTCACGCGGCCCGCACTTGCGGACGTCAAGGTCCGGCAGGCGCTCAATCTCGCCGTCCCGGTCGCGACCATTGCGGAAAAGGTGTTCTTCGGCTTCGCCAAGGCGCCGGATTCTCCGCTTGCCTTCGATGCGATCGGTCACAAGTCGGTCGGCGAGACCGTGTTCGACCAGGAGCAGGCCAAGGCGCTGCTGGCGGAGGCAGGCTACACAGCCGGTTCAGATGGCATGCTCGCCAAAGATGGCGCCAAGCTTACCCTCTCGCTCTTCGCGCCGGATGGCCTGTTTCCGGGCGATGTTTCGGTCGCTGAGATCGTTGCGGCTTCGCTCAAGCAGATCGGCGTCGACGCTCAGATCACCAAGGTCGAGAAGGGGGCATACTGGGATCATCTCCGGCAGGACAAGGCAAACCTGGCATGGGACATGGCGATGTTCGGCTTCAATCCCTCCAACGCGTCGGGCACCTATCACTTGGCCTCTCTGTTCAAGTCCAATGCCGATGACGAGGGCAAGCCGGACGTCTGGAACATCGGCCGCTATCGCAACGCCGCGGTTGACGAACTGCTCAACGTCGCCGACAGCGCTCCGGAGGAGTCGGCGCGCTTGGAAGCGCTCGGCAAGGCGCAAGAGCTGGTCTGGGCCGACGCACCCTACCTGTGGCTGCAGATCAACGAGAACGTCTCTGCCGTCCGCAACCAAGTGGCCGGTGTGACCGTCATGCCGATCGTCTTCACCAATCTACGCAACGCCGCCAAGGCCTGA
- a CDS encoding FadR/GntR family transcriptional regulator, which translates to MSISGSRGTEMRERSSSIGVFEALPGRVASLLSQEIQTGGFKPGHRLPTEQQLADRFGVSRNVVREAVAQLRADGVIEARQGVGAFVLAPEQRAAIRIDRDALMDGDNMERLFELRCILEAEAAGLAAERRTSEHLVAIKTALDRMSGEERWEDGSIEADLAFHREIARATGNSYIHTFISFICEQIRRSIHYARAVNPLHDLVDVNVGEHVLIYEALVAGEADAAADAMRSHIISAAERVGVRLGNTRNGQETRSSQP; encoded by the coding sequence ATGTCTATTTCCGGTTCTAGAGGAACAGAAATGAGAGAACGATCCAGCAGCATCGGTGTATTCGAGGCGCTTCCCGGGCGTGTTGCTTCCCTGCTGTCCCAGGAGATCCAGACCGGAGGTTTCAAGCCAGGCCATCGGCTGCCTACCGAGCAGCAACTCGCAGACCGATTCGGCGTCAGTCGCAATGTCGTGCGCGAAGCCGTCGCGCAATTGCGCGCCGACGGGGTCATCGAGGCGCGCCAGGGCGTCGGCGCCTTCGTGCTCGCACCCGAGCAGCGGGCCGCGATCCGCATCGACCGCGATGCGCTTATGGACGGCGACAACATGGAGCGGCTGTTCGAGCTGCGCTGCATCCTGGAAGCGGAGGCGGCGGGGCTGGCCGCCGAGCGACGCACATCGGAACATCTCGTAGCCATCAAGACCGCGCTCGACCGCATGAGCGGTGAAGAGCGATGGGAAGACGGCAGCATCGAAGCGGACCTCGCTTTCCATCGGGAGATCGCGCGAGCAACCGGCAACAGCTACATCCATACGTTCATTTCCTTCATCTGCGAGCAGATAAGGCGTTCGATCCATTATGCGCGCGCGGTGAACCCGCTGCACGATCTCGTGGATGTCAATGTCGGCGAGCACGTGCTGATCTACGAGGCGCTCGTTGCCGGTGAGGCCGACGCCGCCGCGGACGCCATGCGCAGCCATATCATCAGCGCCGCCGAGCGGGTTGGCGTGCGCCTAGGGAACACCAGGAACGGCCAGGAAACCAGGAGCAGCCAACCATGA
- a CDS encoding ABC transporter permease, translated as MTPLPPLARTVLPVAGAASLVVAWQYLLPMAGVPAYIVPTPTAVFAVLARDAALLSGHFWPTAIEAGAGFLIGNLAAILLAVVFVHSRVLQAAYFPVVLFFNTIPVLALSPIIILIFGLGMTPKIVIAAVICFFPTLINMIRGLDSAGTNEHELFRMLSASRWEVFWRLRLPRSMPLLFSSLRISSATAVIGAIVGEWIGSDKGLGALIIQATFNYQSDRLYAAIVLSSLLAIGIFAMVVAAERLVVREP; from the coding sequence GTGACACCGCTCCCGCCCCTTGCCCGGACCGTGCTGCCCGTCGCGGGAGCCGCCTCCCTCGTCGTCGCCTGGCAATATCTCCTTCCGATGGCCGGCGTGCCCGCCTACATCGTGCCTACGCCGACGGCGGTCTTTGCCGTGCTGGCACGCGACGCGGCCCTCCTGTCGGGCCACTTCTGGCCGACCGCCATCGAAGCCGGCGCCGGCTTCCTCATCGGCAATCTCGCCGCGATCCTGCTGGCGGTCGTCTTCGTCCACAGCCGCGTGCTGCAGGCGGCCTATTTTCCCGTCGTGCTGTTCTTCAACACGATTCCGGTGCTGGCGCTCTCGCCCATCATCATCCTGATCTTCGGCTTGGGCATGACGCCCAAGATCGTCATCGCAGCAGTCATCTGCTTCTTCCCGACGCTGATCAACATGATCAGGGGCCTGGATTCGGCGGGGACCAACGAGCACGAACTGTTCCGCATGCTGTCGGCCAGCCGCTGGGAGGTATTCTGGCGCCTGCGCCTGCCTCGCTCCATGCCGCTGCTCTTCTCCTCGCTCCGGATCAGTTCGGCCACCGCCGTCATCGGCGCGATCGTCGGCGAGTGGATCGGCTCCGACAAGGGGCTCGGCGCGCTGATCATCCAGGCGACCTTCAACTACCAGTCCGACCGCCTGTATGCCGCGATCGTGCTGTCATCCCTGCTGGCCATCGGCATCTTCGCCATGGTCGTGGCGGCCGAGAGGCTCGTCGTCCGGGAGCCCTGA
- a CDS encoding IclR family transcriptional regulator: protein MNALSPATTETTQRRERSVDRILQILEFLHAHGEGIRIGALAKALNAPRSSTYTLVNDLTEAGLLEISRDDGRIFFGKRMYLYGLNYIRENSLAKRARMEVDRLAKETGETSEFCMLQNGRYTIMHMRPGNRPFRISSAVGLQIPIPWTASGRLLLAGSSRCEIEELIAEEDLILPDGRRIDIEEFIDAIEVAQREGFCLTKGLVDAVTQCLAAPIYGADGKVEATICLVLPVDLSDDQTTNLRDRLLESGRKLSSC from the coding sequence GTGAATGCACTTTCGCCCGCCACGACGGAGACGACGCAGCGCCGCGAGCGCAGTGTCGACCGGATCCTGCAAATCCTCGAATTCCTCCATGCGCACGGCGAGGGCATCCGCATCGGCGCGCTTGCCAAGGCGCTGAACGCGCCGCGTTCATCGACCTACACCCTGGTCAACGACCTCACGGAAGCCGGCCTTCTGGAGATCTCGCGGGATGACGGACGCATCTTCTTTGGTAAGCGGATGTATCTCTACGGCTTGAACTACATTCGCGAGAACTCGCTCGCCAAGCGAGCACGCATGGAGGTCGACCGGCTTGCCAAGGAAACCGGCGAAACCAGTGAGTTCTGCATGCTGCAAAACGGACGTTACACGATCATGCACATGCGGCCGGGCAACAGGCCGTTCCGGATCAGCTCGGCGGTCGGTCTCCAGATTCCTATCCCCTGGACGGCTTCCGGCCGGCTATTGCTTGCCGGAAGCAGTCGCTGTGAAATCGAGGAACTCATTGCAGAAGAGGACTTGATCCTACCCGACGGGCGACGCATCGACATTGAAGAGTTCATCGACGCGATAGAAGTGGCCCAGCGCGAGGGTTTCTGCCTGACCAAGGGCCTGGTCGATGCGGTGACGCAGTGTCTCGCAGCCCCGATCTACGGTGCCGATGGCAAAGTCGAGGCCACCATCTGCTTGGTTCTGCCGGTCGACCTGTCCGACGACCAGACCACCAACCTGCGCGATCGGCTGCTAGAGAGTGGACGAAAATTGTCGTCATGCTAG
- a CDS encoding pyridoxal-phosphate dependent enzyme: MIETAVMSHQQIRERIATLPRLDIALKNTPLEEARNLSRTLGGPRIFVKRDDLTGVALGGNKLRNLEFRLAHAMKDDPDTVIVGLDLQSNSARQTVGACNKLDLKTILVLEGRRPNNVQGNLLVDYLLGADVHFAADQREQRAMLDSLAEEVRTSGGRPHILNDNPMFDVASAVAYLEVTLEVMEQLEARELKPDYFYMSSSGKGSAGIMLAKKLLGADFIMQAICATAEFDLPSRTARIANETIAALGLDIEVAEDEVINTEAFVGKGYGIPSDAGDEAVRLFARTEGIILDPIYTGKAAAGLIAHIREGRFEPDDVVVFVHTGGTPAIFKWNELWI, encoded by the coding sequence ATGATTGAAACGGCGGTCATGAGCCACCAGCAGATCCGCGAGCGGATCGCGACCCTGCCACGGCTCGACATTGCCTTGAAGAACACTCCGCTCGAGGAGGCTCGCAACCTTTCCCGCACGCTCGGCGGGCCACGCATCTTCGTGAAGCGCGATGACCTGACGGGGGTGGCTCTCGGCGGCAACAAGCTGCGCAATCTCGAATTCCGTCTCGCTCATGCGATGAAGGACGACCCGGACACGGTGATCGTCGGACTCGACCTACAGTCGAATTCCGCCCGTCAAACCGTTGGCGCCTGCAACAAGCTCGACCTGAAGACGATCCTCGTTCTGGAGGGGCGGCGGCCCAACAACGTCCAGGGCAATCTGCTCGTCGACTATTTGCTTGGAGCGGACGTGCACTTCGCTGCCGACCAGCGAGAGCAGCGAGCGATGCTCGACAGTCTGGCCGAGGAGGTGCGCACGAGCGGCGGGCGCCCCCATATTCTTAACGACAACCCGATGTTCGATGTTGCTTCGGCCGTGGCCTATCTCGAGGTGACGCTCGAGGTTATGGAGCAACTCGAGGCCCGCGAACTCAAGCCGGACTACTTCTACATGTCTTCGAGCGGAAAGGGCTCGGCCGGCATCATGCTGGCGAAAAAGTTGCTCGGGGCCGATTTCATCATGCAGGCGATCTGCGCGACCGCCGAATTCGACCTGCCGTCCCGCACCGCCAGGATCGCCAACGAGACGATTGCTGCTCTCGGGCTCGACATCGAGGTCGCCGAGGACGAGGTGATCAACACCGAAGCCTTCGTGGGCAAGGGCTACGGCATACCGAGCGATGCCGGCGACGAGGCCGTCCGGTTGTTTGCGCGAACCGAAGGAATCATTCTCGATCCTATCTACACCGGCAAGGCGGCCGCCGGTCTGATCGCGCATATCCGCGAAGGACGCTTCGAGCCCGACGACGTTGTCGTCTTCGTGCACACCGGGGGCACGCCGGCGATCTTCAAATGGAACGAACTTTGGATCTGA
- a CDS encoding ABC transporter permease: protein MIGFLAKRFATIPLVVLGVVTILFIIFKSVPGDEAAFVAGATATQAEIEAVRVQLGLDRPLLEQYAKHVSGLVVGDFGYSTTFRGNPLPHVLNRLPATLALASAAILLTIVVGIPAGVVAAAYRNRLPDYLISLSVVGLLAIPNFWLGMILIAWLSVGLGLLPSFGASGPASLVIPTIALAARLIALLARMTRGVVIEELRKDYVRTARAKGLSKRLALRRHVLRNVMIPTVTVIGLQAGYLLGGSVVIERLFAWPGIGDLLLTAVSVRDYTLVQAIVLIFVVSFLVINIAVEVIYRFVNPRLRYA from the coding sequence ATGATCGGATTTCTGGCAAAGCGCTTCGCGACTATCCCACTGGTGGTGCTCGGCGTCGTCACGATCCTGTTCATCATCTTCAAGTCCGTTCCAGGCGACGAGGCGGCTTTCGTCGCCGGGGCCACGGCCACGCAAGCCGAGATCGAGGCCGTGCGCGTTCAGCTCGGCCTCGATCGGCCGCTTCTCGAGCAATACGCGAAACACGTCTCGGGACTGGTTGTCGGGGACTTCGGTTACTCGACAACGTTCCGCGGCAATCCGCTCCCGCATGTTCTCAACCGGCTACCGGCGACACTGGCGCTGGCTTCCGCCGCGATCCTGCTCACGATCGTCGTCGGCATTCCCGCAGGCGTCGTGGCCGCTGCCTACCGCAACAGGCTGCCGGACTACCTGATCTCGCTGTCGGTGGTGGGACTGCTGGCGATCCCAAACTTCTGGCTTGGCATGATCCTGATCGCCTGGCTGTCGGTAGGCCTGGGCCTTTTGCCGAGCTTCGGTGCCAGTGGCCCGGCTTCGCTTGTCATACCTACGATCGCGCTCGCGGCGCGGTTGATTGCCCTCCTGGCGCGAATGACGCGTGGCGTCGTGATCGAAGAACTGCGCAAGGACTACGTGCGCACCGCGCGCGCCAAGGGCCTTTCAAAAAGACTTGCGCTTCGTCGTCACGTGCTGCGCAATGTCATGATTCCCACCGTCACCGTCATCGGCCTGCAAGCCGGTTATCTGCTTGGCGGGTCGGTGGTCATCGAGCGCCTGTTCGCATGGCCGGGCATCGGTGACCTGCTGCTGACGGCGGTGTCGGTTCGCGACTACACCCTGGTGCAGGCGATCGTCCTGATCTTCGTCGTGTCATTCCTCGTCATCAACATCGCGGTCGAGGTGATCTACCGCTTCGTCAATCCGAGACTGCGCTATGCCTGA
- a CDS encoding FAD-binding oxidoreductase gives MVLTASDTSPIENLHADLVRSVGGAAVLVEREDKAGYLTDWSGDWTGDAFAVVRPSSVAEVQACVKVCRRHGIGIVPQGGNSGLVGGGFPPSTVQNMVVVSLSRLNAIRRADTANATLDLDAGCTLQKAKDAADAIGLQFPLALGAQGSCQIGGNAATNAGGVNVLRFGMVRDLILGLEAVLPDGSLWSSMRGLRKDNRGYDMKQLFIGSEGTLGLITGLCLKLHPKPAKIETAYVGVGSIEDAMTISALARSELSELVTAFEIVGSECLPLARLIDEGLTLPVSSAFPFHVLIELSCGKRLDGRVLLEGFLADMMARGLIGDAAVAQSDRQARSFWAIREGLVEGQARRGYHVRSDVSVRLGDVPAFVAAARAFAARDWPDWTPQVYGHAGDGNIHFNLLPPLGMHRRDAREHGQRITKSLFAIVEDFKGSISAEHGIGRARIGAFWQGLGEVERRTMRAIKDSLDPHDMMNPGCLFPVLEEQK, from the coding sequence ATGGTGCTCACTGCCTCCGACACGTCTCCCATTGAGAACCTCCACGCCGATTTGGTGAGATCGGTGGGCGGAGCGGCGGTCCTCGTCGAGCGGGAGGATAAGGCCGGTTACCTGACCGACTGGTCTGGAGACTGGACGGGTGACGCCTTCGCGGTGGTGAGACCCAGCTCGGTGGCGGAGGTTCAGGCCTGCGTGAAAGTCTGCCGCCGTCACGGGATCGGCATTGTGCCTCAGGGCGGCAACTCCGGGCTTGTCGGAGGCGGTTTTCCGCCTTCCACCGTCCAGAACATGGTGGTCGTCAGCCTCTCGCGGCTGAACGCCATCCGGCGGGCCGATACGGCAAATGCAACGCTCGACTTGGACGCTGGCTGCACACTCCAGAAGGCGAAGGACGCGGCGGATGCGATCGGCCTACAGTTTCCTCTCGCACTCGGAGCGCAGGGGAGTTGCCAGATTGGTGGGAACGCGGCCACCAATGCTGGTGGTGTCAACGTGCTACGCTTCGGCATGGTCCGCGACCTGATCCTGGGACTTGAAGCGGTGCTTCCCGACGGGTCGCTCTGGAGTTCGATGCGCGGCCTGCGAAAGGACAATCGTGGCTACGACATGAAGCAGCTTTTCATTGGATCCGAGGGCACGTTGGGACTAATTACCGGGCTCTGCCTGAAGCTCCATCCGAAGCCCGCGAAAATCGAAACCGCGTATGTCGGCGTCGGCTCCATCGAGGATGCCATGACGATTAGTGCTCTGGCGCGCAGCGAACTCTCTGAACTCGTCACCGCCTTCGAAATCGTAGGCTCCGAATGCCTTCCGCTCGCGCGGCTCATCGACGAGGGGCTGACCTTGCCTGTCTCGTCCGCATTTCCTTTCCATGTTCTGATCGAGCTCTCGTGCGGAAAGCGCCTGGACGGCCGCGTGCTCCTGGAGGGTTTTCTGGCCGACATGATGGCGCGAGGCCTCATCGGAGATGCCGCGGTGGCCCAGAGCGACCGGCAGGCGCGCAGCTTTTGGGCCATCAGGGAGGGCCTCGTTGAGGGACAGGCGCGTCGCGGCTATCACGTGCGCAGCGACGTCTCGGTCAGGCTCGGCGATGTGCCGGCCTTCGTTGCCGCGGCACGAGCTTTTGCCGCGCGGGATTGGCCCGACTGGACGCCGCAGGTCTATGGCCATGCCGGCGACGGAAACATCCATTTCAATCTCCTGCCGCCGCTCGGGATGCACCGCCGAGATGCACGAGAACACGGCCAGCGCATCACCAAAAGCCTTTTTGCGATCGTCGAAGACTTCAAAGGCTCGATCAGCGCGGAGCATGGCATCGGCAGAGCGCGGATAGGAGCCTTCTGGCAAGGGCTGGGCGAGGTGGAGCGGCGGACTATGCGCGCGATAAAGGACTCCCTTGATCCTCACGATATGATGAATCCGGGATGTCTATTTCCGGTTCTAGAGGAACAGAAATGA
- a CDS encoding ABC transporter ATP-binding protein has translation MPQAVRTVGLDVGYPTARAPVIVITGLDLTVEAGSFLSILGPSGCGKSTLLRVVADLLPPLSGTVEVLGETAASVRSRRDVAFVFQDSTLLPWRSVRENVCLPLQVGRASLTRAISDQSEALLDLMGLSGFGDRYPNQLSGGQRQRVAIARALMGEPKLLLMDEPFGALDEITRDRLNDELLNLWRRTGTTILFVTHSIAEAAYLGERVIVLAANPGRICLDRDLKPIKQAQNRCKREDPALVAAMAELRAALAEAL, from the coding sequence ATGCCGCAAGCCGTTCGGACGGTCGGTCTCGACGTCGGCTATCCGACGGCCAGGGCACCCGTCATCGTCATCACCGGCCTCGACCTCACCGTCGAGGCCGGTTCCTTCCTGTCGATCCTCGGCCCCTCGGGATGCGGCAAGTCGACCCTGCTTCGCGTGGTGGCGGACCTCCTGCCGCCGCTCTCCGGAACCGTCGAGGTGCTCGGCGAAACCGCCGCCTCCGTGCGCAGCCGGCGCGACGTCGCCTTCGTCTTCCAGGATTCCACGCTGCTGCCCTGGCGCTCGGTCAGGGAAAACGTCTGTCTGCCACTCCAGGTCGGACGGGCGAGCCTGACACGCGCGATCTCCGACCAGAGCGAAGCCCTGCTCGACCTGATGGGTCTGTCCGGCTTCGGCGACCGCTATCCCAACCAGTTGTCCGGCGGACAGCGGCAACGCGTCGCGATCGCGCGGGCGCTGATGGGCGAGCCCAAGCTGCTCCTCATGGACGAGCCGTTCGGTGCGCTCGATGAGATCACTCGCGACCGCCTGAACGACGAACTGCTCAACCTCTGGCGACGGACGGGAACGACGATCCTGTTCGTCACGCACTCGATCGCCGAGGCGGCCTACCTCGGAGAGCGCGTCATCGTGCTCGCCGCCAACCCCGGGCGCATCTGTCTCGACCGCGACCTGAAGCCCATCAAGCAAGCGCAAAACCGCTGCAAGCGCGAGGACCCCGCCCTGGTCGCCGCGATGGCGGAGCTGCGCGCCGCGCTGGCGGAGGCATTGTGA